The following are from one region of the Harpia harpyja isolate bHarHar1 chromosome 4, bHarHar1 primary haplotype, whole genome shotgun sequence genome:
- the SF3B5 gene encoding splicing factor 3B subunit 5, producing MTDRYTIHSQLEHLQSKYIGTGHADTTKWEWLVNQHRDSYCSYMGHFDLLNYFAIAENESKARVRFNLMEKMLQPCGPPADKPDES from the coding sequence ATGACGGACCGCTACACAATCCACAGCCAGCTGGAACACCTGCAGTCCAAGTACATCGGGACGGGCCACGCCGACACCACCAAGTGGGAGTGGCTGGTGAACCAGCACCGGGACTCGTACTGCTCCTACATGGGCCACTTCGACCTGCTCAACTACTTCGCCAtcgccgagaacgagagcaaggCGCGCGTCCGCTTCAACCTCATGGAGAAGATGCTGCAGCCCTGCGGGCCACCCGCCGACAAGCCCGACGAGTCCTAG